From the Cryptomeria japonica chromosome 2, Sugi_1.0, whole genome shotgun sequence genome, one window contains:
- the LOC131040336 gene encoding protein SMALL AUXIN UP-REGULATED RNA 12-like produces the protein MVGIIRQWQKLMSIVCKSKDNVPPDVPEGHLAVYAGYGCERQRFIVPAIYFNHSLFRPLLDKAEEMFGFNHSGPILILCKPLLFEQILGLLSGNSTKILNVEELVKRICDKDMETEGLISSVIRNHLGHISELRC, from the coding sequence ATGGTGGGCATTATAAGACAATGGCAGAAACTGATGAGCATAGTTTGTAAATCTAAAGATAATGTTCCTCCAGATGTACCAGAAGGTCACCTCGCTGTGTATGCTGGATATGGGTGTGAAAGACAGCGTTTTATTGTCCCTGCAATTTACTTTAATCATTCATTGTTTCGGCCATTGCTGGACAAGGCAGAAGAGATGTTTGGATTCAATCACAGTGGCCCAATTCTCATTCTTTGCAAGCCTTTACTGTTTGAACAAATCCTCGGTCTTTTGAGTGGAAATTCTACTAAAATTCTTAACGTTGAGGAACTGGTAAAGAGAATTTGTGATAAGGATATGGAAACAGAGGGACTGATTTCATCTGTTATTAGAAACCATCTTGGGCACATATCTGAACTACGCTGTTGA